The following are encoded together in the Flavobacterium sp. TR2 genome:
- a CDS encoding RtcB family protein, giving the protein MGNKLSGKDLMKLGFPKNNSINIALGQINRYRKREKKESILTEAKDVLLNPEKYEGNGTWGKVAEGLIKPVQVRMHQLKNTRAPFKIFGENEIDEQAKFQLFDSLKLPISVAGALMPDAHSGYGLPIGGVLATDNAVIPYGVGVDIGCRMSLSIFDLPASHFKGREHQLEAILRDNTKFGMYETHTSRADHDVFYKSEFQDIPLLKNLLPKAYKQLGTSGGGNHFVEFGIAKIENPENEWKLEKGEYFAVLSHSGSRGLGANIAKHYTYLATKQCPLPKNVQHLAWLDLNTHDGQEYWLAMNLAGEYAKACHDDIHRRIAKAIGKRVVVTIENHHNFAWKEIVNGQECIVHRKGATPAGEGQLGIIPGSMTAPGYIVKGKGNPESLNSASHGAGRLFSRAKCKSSFTQSLINKELKKHDVTLIGGNIDEAPMAYKDITKVMANQTDLVEVLGTFTPKIVRMDR; this is encoded by the coding sequence ATGGGAAATAAATTATCTGGAAAAGACCTGATGAAATTAGGTTTTCCAAAAAACAATTCAATAAACATTGCCTTAGGGCAGATAAACAGATATAGAAAAAGAGAAAAAAAAGAATCTATTCTAACAGAAGCTAAAGACGTGTTGTTAAATCCTGAAAAGTACGAAGGAAATGGCACTTGGGGAAAAGTTGCCGAAGGTTTGATTAAACCCGTTCAGGTAAGAATGCATCAGCTGAAAAATACCAGAGCGCCTTTTAAAATTTTTGGCGAAAATGAAATTGATGAGCAGGCAAAATTTCAATTGTTCGATTCTTTGAAACTGCCAATTTCAGTTGCAGGAGCTTTAATGCCAGATGCGCATTCGGGATATGGACTTCCGATAGGCGGGGTTTTAGCGACTGACAATGCCGTTATTCCGTATGGAGTTGGTGTTGATATTGGGTGCCGAATGAGCCTTTCAATTTTTGACTTGCCAGCTTCTCATTTCAAAGGAAGAGAACATCAATTAGAAGCGATTTTAAGAGATAATACCAAGTTTGGAATGTATGAAACGCATACCTCAAGAGCAGATCATGATGTGTTTTATAAAAGTGAATTTCAGGATATTCCATTATTAAAAAATCTTCTTCCTAAAGCCTATAAACAATTAGGAACTTCTGGAGGAGGAAACCATTTTGTAGAATTTGGAATTGCTAAAATTGAAAATCCTGAAAACGAATGGAAGCTGGAAAAAGGAGAATATTTTGCTGTTCTTTCGCATAGCGGTTCTCGTGGTTTAGGAGCCAATATTGCGAAGCATTATACTTATTTGGCGACAAAACAATGTCCGCTGCCTAAAAATGTGCAGCATTTGGCCTGGCTAGATCTGAATACGCACGATGGTCAGGAATATTGGCTGGCTATGAATCTGGCGGGTGAATATGCAAAAGCCTGCCATGACGATATTCATAGACGAATTGCCAAAGCGATCGGGAAAAGAGTAGTCGTGACGATTGAAAATCATCATAATTTTGCATGGAAAGAAATTGTAAACGGTCAGGAATGTATTGTGCACAGAAAAGGAGCAACTCCTGCGGGAGAGGGGCAATTGGGAATTATCCCAGGTTCGATGACTGCGCCAGGTTATATTGTTAAGGGCAAAGGAAATCCAGAGAGCTTAAACTCAGCTTCGCATGGCGCTGGTCGTTTATTCTCAAGAGCTAAATGTAAAAGCAGTTTTACCCAAAGTCTGATTAACAAAGAGCTGAAGAAACATGATGTAACTTTGATTGGCGGGAATATTGACGAAGCTCCAATGGCCTACAAAGACATTACAAAAGTAATGGCAAACCAAACAGATCTGGTGGAAGTTTTAGGAACTTTTACGCCAAAAATTGTTAGAATGGATCGCTAA